DNA from Aliarcobacter butzleri:
AATTAATTTTAAAACAAAACTTGCTACTCCAAAAAAAGTTCCTAAAAATAAAGTTCCCCAGATAAAATAACCTACAAAGAAATACTCCTTTTGAAGCATACAAAATGGGCATTGATGAGTTGGTAATTCATATATATATGTTGAAAAAAAGTAAGTAGTTGCATAATACGCCATATACAAGAATAAAAAATTTGTAAGCAAATTTAAAAATGCTTTTTTTTGAAGATTTAGAAAAATTATCAACAAATATATCATATAAAAAAGTATTAAAAGAGTATATATTGATAAATCAAATGGTATTTTGCTTCCGATACTATTTACTCCAAAAATTACTGAACAACATAAAACTGGCTCTTTTGTGGGAATATTTGATAAAAACAGAAAATCTAAAATAAGTTCAGAAATAGACAAAATAAAAATAAAAATATATAAAAAATATTTTTTCTTCGTATATGGATAAGTTTTTTCTTTTATATCAAAAGAGTTTATAATAAGCCAAATTCCTATAAAAAATAAAATTACAATTTTGAGAAATAAATTTATCTGTCCATATTTATTTGCTCCGACAATTCCAGCAGCACACATAGCGCCTGGAACAACATTTGACAAATTGTCTAAAGTATAAGCAAAATAAAGAAATAAAAATATTTTTACAATAAGTGTAAATGTTATGATTAAAATGACTAAATATGAAGTTTTTTCTAGCTTATATTGTTTATTTGAAGTTTTACTAAAATCCCAATTTTTTATAATAAAAAACGAAAAATAAAAAGCTACAAATAAAAGAATAAAAAGAGTTAGTTGTACAAATAAAAAAATGATTATCTCATTTGATAAAAATATGCTATTCACAAATTTGTCCATTTTTTATAAGAATTTCAGAATCTACAAAATCAAGATTATCAAAAATTGGGTCATGAGTTGCAATAATAATTGTTTTTTTTAGTTCTTTTAACTCTTTTAAAATCTCTATAAAATTTTTAGAGTTTTCATAATCTAAGTTTGCAGTTGGCTCATCACAAAGTATTATTTCACAATCATTTACTAAAGCTCTTGCAATTGCACATCTTTGTTTTTCTCCACCTGAAAGATTTGAGACTAATTCATCTTTTTTATGTAAAATATTTGCAAGTTTTAAAGTGCTTATTACTTCTTCATCTATTTGTTTTTGAGAAAATCCAAGAGGAATTAAAGGAAGACTAATATTATCTTTAACGCTTAATTCATTAAAAAGATTAAATGATTGAAAAATAAATCCTATTTTTCTCGCTCTAAAATTTGAAGCATGAAAATCAGGAAGTTTTGCAATACTTTCATTTTCAACTACAATTTCACCACTAGTTGGTTTTTGTAAAGTTGCAATAAGAGATAATAAAGTTGATTTCCCACTTCCACTAACTCCTTTTAAAACAACACAAGATGATTTTTTTATATTTAAATTTATATCTTTTAAAGCATAAAATTCTTTATTTGTATTTTCATAGAAGATTTTATTTAGGTTTTTGATTTTTATCATTTCATACTCTTTGTAGCATCAATTACAGCTATTTTCCAAACAGGAATTAAAACTGCACTTAAAAATGGAACCATAAAAAATAAAAATAATGTAATAAGATTTGAGACTTTTATATTCTGATTTAAAATAAAATCATTTTTGATATTTGAAAAACCTATAAAAATATTTTTTAATACTGGTGCTTGTAAAATAAATACAAAAATATAAGCAAAAATTACTCCTATAATAAATGCCATAAAAGCAACTATAAAATTTTCTATAATTTTAAGTTTTATAATATCTTTTATACTCCAACCAACTGCTTTTAAAATACCTATTTCCCTTTTATCATTTGAACTAATCATTGAATATCTTTGATATAAAACTAAAATAAATGTAAATATTACAACTATAAATAAAATCAAAAAAATCCCGCCTTTATAGTTAAACATATTTTCATACTCTTTTTTTAGTTCATCCTTTTGCAAAATTCTTATGTTTGACTCTTTTAAAAGAATCTGTTCTTTTACATTTTGTCTTTCAAGTGGATTTGGAACATCTAAAACTATGTCTGTTGCAAAATCTGGTTTAATATCTAAAATCTTTTTTGCAATATTTATATCCATAATTATCAAATCATTTGCTATTAAATTTGCTTCTTTTGGTAAATCTTTAAAAATTTTGATATTTTTTGAATTTGCATTTTCAAGTTTAAAATCATAAGAGTCAAAATAAGCATATTTATCTAATACTTTTTTAACACCATTTCCAATAATCATAGAATCTTTTTCTAAAAACTTTGAAATATTTAAAAAGTTTAAAAGCTCTTTTAAATTTTGATTTGTAGTTTCTTCAAAAAAATCAATTCCAATAATAGTAAAATAGACATTTTCTGGCATAAAATAATATTGACCATAAACTCTTTGAGTTACTTTTGAAACTCCATTTATTTCATAAAATTCATCTATTAAAGAGGTATCAATATCTTTTATTTTATTAGCTATAGTTTTTTGTATTATAAAATCACTTTGATTTTCTAAAGCTTGGGAAATCTCTTTTTGTAAACTATTTTTGATAAATAAAATTGATGAAGTTAAAAACACAATAAAAATTGATATTAAAAAAATAGCAAAATGTTTTGATTTATGTTTTACTAAAAGCAAAAAAATGAAATTGAAAAAAACACTATTTTTCATATACAAAATCCAAATAACTTATTTGTAATGGAATCAAAACTAAATTCGAATTATTATTTTCATTTTCTTTAAATCTTGATTCAAATATATTATTTGAAAATGCAAAATTAGAATTTTTAGTAATCTTTGAAATCTTAGATGAATAGTTAGTTTTGTTATTCAATAAAATCAGATATATAAAAATTGATGAAAAGGCTAAAATAAAGAATATGAAAAATTTTGATAATACAGAAATGATTGACTCCTTATGTCAAAAAATTATTGTACCAACTTTAAGTTAAGCATGCGTTAAATTGAAAGAAATGGTATAAAAATTAGCTTTTATATCACTTTAACCATTTATATATATTAAAAAAGATATAATCGCGCAAATTTAAGGAGAGAATATGGCAAATAAAACGCAGATTGACGAATTAAAAGCTATTTTACTTGAAAGAAAAGAGAATATTTTATCTCATGTTAATAGCAGCAGAGAAAATATTGATCAATTAAAAGAGCAAGACATAAATGACGACTTAGATTATGCTGAACTTGTAAGTGATTCATTTATCGAAGGGATGATTACAAATCATCAATTAGATGAATTAAAACAAATTGAAGAGGCTCTAAAAAAGATCACTTTAGGAACTTATGGGATTTGTGATATGTGCGGAATAAATATTCCTTTAGGAAGACTAAAAGCGAAACCTTTTGCAAAATTTTGTACAGAGTGTAGAACTGTTTACGAACAAGAAAACCTAAAAAGAGTAAAAAATTGATAAAGAGATTTTATCCATCAAATGATAAAACTCTAAACTTTAAATTTATCCAGAATGAAGAGGATTTTATAGTTGAAGAACAACCAATAAAATTCTCTTTATCTGGTAACTTCTTAGTCTTAAAAATAAAAAAAACAAACTGTGATACTTGGGAACTTATAGATAGAATTGCAAAATTTCTAAACGTGTATTCAAATGAAATTGGTTATGCAGGATTAAAAGATAAAAGAGCAACTACTACTCAATATATAACTATTCCTAAAAAATACTCAAAAGAGATAAAAAATTTCAGAAGTAAAAAAATAGAGATTTTAGAAACTTTTTTACATAATGAAAAACTAAATATTGGTGATTTAGAAGGAAATAGATTTAAGATAAATCTTTACGATGTTGAAATTTCTGATATTAATCATATTCAAAAAATTATCAAAATAATTTCTAAAAATGGAATGCCAAACTATTTTGGTTACCAAAGATTTGGAAAAGAAGTTGTAGATAATATTGAAAAAGCAAAAAATGTTGTTTATGGCAAAGAGATAATAAAAGATAAGAAATTATCTAAAATGTTAGTTTCTGCTTACCAAAGTAGCTTTTTTAATGCTTGGTTAGTTGAAAGACTAAAACTATCTAAAGAGGAATTTAAACTTTTAGATGGAGATGTTTTTTTAGATTTAGAAAAAAACAAATTTTTCACTCCAAAAACAATCACTGAAAAAATCATTAAAGATTTTAAAGATGAAAAAATCATTCCAACAGGATTACTTCCAGGAAGAAATGTATTTAAAGCAATGAGCGAAGCTTCAAAAATTGAATCAAAATATGATGATTCATATATTCAAGAAAAAGGATATAGAAGAGAAGCAATTGTTTTCCCAAAAAATATTTCATGTAAATATGATGCTTCAAAAAAAGTTTGCAGTTTAGATTTTGTTTTACAAAAAGGCTCTTACGCGACTGTTTTTGTGGAGTTTTTAGCGAATAGAAATTTTTCTTAAGAGAGTTTCTATAAGCCTAAAATAGGCTTATAGTTACGGTAAAGTTATATAATCAGACCCAAAATAAATTTTGTTTCCAATAGCAATCATTCTTTCTTCATTATCAAAACTGAAATCATAAATTACATCTTTATCAAAGTTTTCATCTATATTTATTAAGAAACCTTGAGATTCAACTGCATATAAAGAGTCAGAGAAAGCTAAAGCATGAATTTTTGCATATTTATACTTTTTCTTTGCAACTTGATCTAAAGTTACATTTAATTTAATTATTTGACCATCAATTGTTGCTATATAAATATCATTATTGTTTACAATAATATCTCTTAAATCATACTCTTTAGAAATAACATCTCTTGGTGAAATAGATACAACTCTATTTGGACTAGCAACAATTAAAGTTTGGTTACTTTCAATTACACCTATGTAAATAATATTATTAAATTGACTATCTGGATCAACAGAAATATTTCTAACTGCTTCATTATTTACAGAAGAAACAATTATAACTCTTCCATTTAAGCTAGGAAATAAAATTAAATTTCCCATAAAAAAAGGATTTGTAATTCTTGTGTCATTTGCTAATGAAATTGGTAAATACTCTTTAAATAGAGTTTTATTTGTATTTATATCTATTAATTCCATTGAATTATTAGAATAAATAAGTGCTAATTTTTCATTTCTTAAACTTGCTGCAACAACTACTTCGCTTACTTTTCTTTCTTGATTTCCAATTAAAATTTTATCAATATAGTTTGTTGCAATAATTCTTCCATCTTCTGTTAAATTTAAAAATTCAAAACCTTCAGGAAGTTCATTTTGTGAGATTCCATTTTTTGTAATAACTTTATTGTCTTCTAAAGTAGCACCTATTTTGTTAAATGATTTTATAGTTGCAGGAATAGATTTTTCATTTAATTCTATGTTACTACTTGTATCTTCTGGCTCAAAATATTTTTTACCAGAACAAGCTGTAAATAAAAAAACTGACAGTAATGAAACTAAGATATATTTCATATTTTTTCCTTATTTTGTTAATAAATAGTGGTTTAATAAAGTTGCTAATTCATAGGCTTTTGAAGTTTGAGAAATTTGACTTAGCTCTTTTTTTGCCTCTTCATATTTTCCTTCATTCACCAAAATCAAAGCTTTATTAAATAAAGCAAACTCTTTTAGCAAAAAATCATTTTGCATAGATAAAGAGTTTAATTCTTCGATATTATTAGAAGCTGTTGCTGTTTGAAACTTTACTAATTCTTTTAATAAAGGAAGTTCTATTGACGCAATCTTATTATCTTTTTTAGCTTGTAAAAATAACGCAACTTCATAAAGTTTTTCATTTTTATTTTTTAGTGTTTCAAGTGCTTTTTCATCACCATTTTCTAAAAATTGACTTAAAGCAATATTTGCATCATGTTTATTTGAATTATCAATACTTTTTTTAACTGTAAAACCAATTAAACCTATAATTAAAATAACTACAACTGCAATAATTAATGTTTTATATTTTTTAAAAAATCTTTCGCCTTTTACAAAATTTTCAATAAATTTTTCTTCGCTACTCAATTCATTTTTGATATAACCAACATCTTCTTTTAAACTCATTTTAAAAACCTTTTTTTAAACTAATTGATATGGTACAAAATTTTTGATAAAATCTTACTTTCTTTTATGAACTTTTTTGTATAATATTTCCCTATAAATTTTAAAGGCTATAAAAAAATGAATAAATTATTTCTAGTAACTACAACTGTAGCATTAGTTCTATCTCACTCACTTTTTGCAAAAGAAAAGGTAGAAGAAACTGAACAAACGAGATTTGAATCGTTATCAAAATTGACGAAAGTTATAGGAACTGTTGAAAAATATTATGTTGATGATATAAAACTACAAGAAATTGTTGATAAAACTTTAAAAGGCTTAATGCAAGAACTTGATGCACATTCAAGCTATCTTGATAAAAAAGCTTCAAAAGAGATGAGTATTCAAACTCAAGGTGAGTTTGGGGGACTTGGTATTACTGTTGGAATGAGAGATGGTGCTTTAACTGTAATTTCTCCAATAGATGATACTCCTGCATTTAAAGCTGGTATTAAATCTGGTGATATTATTTTAAAAATCAATGAAACATCAACTATTGGTATGACTTTAGATGAAGCAGTAACTTTAATGAGAGGTGAACCTAAAACTAATATAACAATTGCTGTTGTAAGAAAAGGTGAACTAAAACCTTTAGAATTTAAAATGCAAAGAGATATTATAAAAATCCAATCAGTTTTTGCTAAAAAAATAGAAAATGAAGATTTACTTTATCTTAGAATTGCTAGCTTTGATGAAAAAGTTACAAATGACTTAGAAAAAATCATCAAAGAAAATAAAAATGTAAAAGGACTTATTTTAGACCTAAGAAATAATCCAGGTGGTTTATTAAATCAAGCAATTGGTGTTGTAAATTTATTTGTTGATAAAGGTGTAATTGTTTCTCAAAAAGGAAGAAATGCAGAAGATGAAGAGAAATTTGAAGCTACAACTTCTGGAACAAAAACAAAACTTCCTTTAGTTGTTTTAGTAAATGAAGGTTCAGCTTCTGCTTCAGAAATTGTTAGTGGTTCTTTACAAGATCATAAACGAGCAGTTATCATTGGTGAAAAAACATTTGGTAAAGGTTCAGTTCAAGCAGTACTTCCAATAAATGAAAGTAGAACAGAAAATATAAAATTAACTATTGCAAAATATTATTTACCAAGTGGTAGAACTATTCAAGCAGAAGGAGTAACTCCTGATGTAACAGCATATGCTGGAAAAGTTACTCAAAATGATGATAACTCATTTAAAATCAAAGAAGCTGATTTGAAAAAACATCTTGAAGGTGAACTTCAAAAAGTTGATGAAACAAAAGATGCTATTAAAAAAGAAGAAAAAGCTTTAAAAGATGAAACTAAAAAAACGATTTCAAAAGATGATTTATTAGATGATAATCAATTAAATACATCTTTAGCAATTTTAAAAAGCTTAGTAATTATGAATAAATAACTGGAGAAAGAATGAAAATAGATAAAATTATAGAACTTAATCTTTGGCCAAAAACAAAGAAAACTACAACTTTAAAAGGTATTTCAGAGTTAGAAGATTTAGGTTATAATCTTTTTTATATAGGAAAAAATGCAGATTTATATAGCTGTCCAGGTGAAGAACCTAAAGTATTATTAGTAAGAAGTGATAGATGTTCAGTATTTGATATTCCATTAAATTTAGAAATAAATGGAAAAGGTGTTTCTCAAACTGCAATTTCAAATTTTGGAGCAGATTTCGCAAAAAAAGCTGGAATTAGAACTGCAATTTTATCTGAAAATGTTGATTCATCATTAAGTATCGCACCAAGATGCCAAATGATGGAATTGTGTAAACCATTAGAAGCACAAATTGATGGTGAAGTAGTTCAATTTGAATTAATTTTTAGAAATTATTTAACTGGTTCTTTATTTGAAGCAACACAAAAAGGACAAGACCCTTATGGATTAAATCTTTCTTCTGATTTAAAAGAGTGGTCAAAATTTGAAACACCATTATTTACTCCTACGACAAAAGGTGTAAAAGACATTCCTTTAAATTCTCAAAAAGTAAGAGAAACTTTCCCTGAGATTGTTTCAAGTTTAGAAAAATTATTTAAAGATTTTACTAAATTTGCGCAAGATAATGGAATTATTGTAGTTGATACAAAACTTGAAGTTTTTGTTAATTCAAAAGGTGAATGGGTTTTAGGGGATGAAGTTTTAACTCCTGAAAGTTCAAGATTTATCTCTAAAGAAGATTTTGATGCAGGAAATTATATCTCTATGGATAAACAAATTTTGAGAGATTTTGGGAAATCAGAAAATTGGAAAGAAAAAGCTAAAGATTTAAAAGCTGGTGAAAAACTTAATGTTATAGTTCCAGATAGTATAAAAAATAAAATATTAGATGGGTATAGCACAATATTAAATAGATTAAGCAAATAAACTGCTATAAAGTAGTTTTAGATATAATCGCAAAAATATTAAATGTAAGGTGACAAATGAAAGCAATAGTAAATGTAGGATTAAAACAAGGTGTACTTGATGATCAAGGTAAAGCAACACATCATGCTTTAGATACTTTAGGATTCAAAGAAATTATTAAAAATGTAAGAATTGGTAAACAAATTATTATAGAATTAAACTCTTCAAACAAAGAAGATGCAGAAGTTGAAGTAAAAAAAATGTGTGAAAAACTTTTAGCAAACACAGTTATTGAAGACTACAATATAGAAATAGTAGGTTAATATGAAAATTTCAGTATTACAATTTCCTGGAACAAACTGTGAATATGATACAAAATATGCTTTTGAAAAATTAGGATGTGATGTAGAAATTATATGGCACAAAAATGATAAAATTCCTTCAAACACTGACTTAGTTGTAATTCCTGGAGGATTTTCTTATGGAGATTATTTAAGAAGTGGAGCAATTGCAAGATTTGCAAATGTTATGGAATCAGTTAAAGAATTTGCTTCAAAAGGTGGAAAAGTTTTAGGGATTTGTAATGGATTTCAAATATTACTAGAAGCTGGTTTATTACCTGGTGCTATGAAAAGAAATGATACTTTACATTTTATCTCTAAATTTCATACACTAAAAGTTATAAATAATGACAATACATTTTTATCTTTAACAAAAAAAGATGAAGTGTTAAATATTCCTGTTGCACATCATGATGGAAATTATTATATAGATGAAAAAGGTTTAAAAGAGTTAGAAGATAATAATCAAATTCTTTTAAAATATTGTGATAAAGATGGTAATTTGGTAAATATGAATGGTTCTGTTTCTAATATTGCAGGAATTTGTAACAAAGAAAAGAATGTTTTTGGATTGATGCCACACCCAGAAAGAGCTATCGAAGATATTTTAGGTTCAACTGATGGTGTAAATATGCTGAAAGGTTTTTTACAATAAAGAAAATTCTTTATTGTAAAAGCAAAAAATGAAGAAAAATCTTTTTCTAATAATCCTAATAAACATCTTTTTATCACTAAATCTTTATGCAGCAAAAAATCTATATCTTTCTTACAAACAAATTCCTGATAGCGTCTATAAAAATCAAAGATTTGAAGTTACAGTAAAAGCATTGATCACGACAGACAGTTTTACAAATTTAACTACAACTTTTTCAAACTCTTCAAATATTGAATTGTTAAATGAAAA
Protein-coding regions in this window:
- a CDS encoding ABC transporter ATP-binding protein; translation: MIKIKNLNKIFYENTNKEFYALKDINLNIKKSSCVVLKGVSGSGKSTLLSLIATLQKPTSGEIVVENESIAKLPDFHASNFRARKIGFIFQSFNLFNELSVKDNISLPLIPLGFSQKQIDEEVISTLKLANILHKKDELVSNLSGGEKQRCAIARALVNDCEIILCDEPTANLDYENSKNFIEILKELKELKKTIIIATHDPIFDNLDFVDSEILIKNGQICE
- a CDS encoding ABC transporter permease, with amino-acid sequence MKNSVFFNFIFLLLVKHKSKHFAIFLISIFIVFLTSSILFIKNSLQKEISQALENQSDFIIQKTIANKIKDIDTSLIDEFYEINGVSKVTQRVYGQYYFMPENVYFTIIGIDFFEETTNQNLKELLNFLNISKFLEKDSMIIGNGVKKVLDKYAYFDSYDFKLENANSKNIKIFKDLPKEANLIANDLIIMDINIAKKILDIKPDFATDIVLDVPNPLERQNVKEQILLKESNIRILQKDELKKEYENMFNYKGGIFLILFIVVIFTFILVLYQRYSMISSNDKREIGILKAVGWSIKDIIKLKIIENFIVAFMAFIIGVIFAYIFVFILQAPVLKNIFIGFSNIKNDFILNQNIKVSNLITLFLFFMVPFLSAVLIPVWKIAVIDATKSMK
- the dksA gene encoding RNA polymerase-binding protein DksA, giving the protein MANKTQIDELKAILLERKENILSHVNSSRENIDQLKEQDINDDLDYAELVSDSFIEGMITNHQLDELKQIEEALKKITLGTYGICDMCGINIPLGRLKAKPFAKFCTECRTVYEQENLKRVKN
- a CDS encoding tRNA pseudouridine(13) synthase TruD, with amino-acid sequence MIKRFYPSNDKTLNFKFIQNEEDFIVEEQPIKFSLSGNFLVLKIKKTNCDTWELIDRIAKFLNVYSNEIGYAGLKDKRATTTQYITIPKKYSKEIKNFRSKKIEILETFLHNEKLNIGDLEGNRFKINLYDVEISDINHIQKIIKIISKNGMPNYFGYQRFGKEVVDNIEKAKNVVYGKEIIKDKKLSKMLVSAYQSSFFNAWLVERLKLSKEEFKLLDGDVFLDLEKNKFFTPKTITEKIIKDFKDEKIIPTGLLPGRNVFKAMSEASKIESKYDDSYIQEKGYRREAIVFPKNISCKYDASKKVCSLDFVLQKGSYATVFVEFLANRNFS
- a CDS encoding tetratricopeptide repeat protein, whose protein sequence is MSLKEDVGYIKNELSSEEKFIENFVKGERFFKKYKTLIIAVVVILIIGLIGFTVKKSIDNSNKHDANIALSQFLENGDEKALETLKNKNEKLYEVALFLQAKKDNKIASIELPLLKELVKFQTATASNNIEELNSLSMQNDFLLKEFALFNKALILVNEGKYEEAKKELSQISQTSKAYELATLLNHYLLTK
- a CDS encoding S41 family peptidase, giving the protein MNKLFLVTTTVALVLSHSLFAKEKVEETEQTRFESLSKLTKVIGTVEKYYVDDIKLQEIVDKTLKGLMQELDAHSSYLDKKASKEMSIQTQGEFGGLGITVGMRDGALTVISPIDDTPAFKAGIKSGDIILKINETSTIGMTLDEAVTLMRGEPKTNITIAVVRKGELKPLEFKMQRDIIKIQSVFAKKIENEDLLYLRIASFDEKVTNDLEKIIKENKNVKGLILDLRNNPGGLLNQAIGVVNLFVDKGVIVSQKGRNAEDEEKFEATTSGTKTKLPLVVLVNEGSASASEIVSGSLQDHKRAVIIGEKTFGKGSVQAVLPINESRTENIKLTIAKYYLPSGRTIQAEGVTPDVTAYAGKVTQNDDNSFKIKEADLKKHLEGELQKVDETKDAIKKEEKALKDETKKTISKDDLLDDNQLNTSLAILKSLVIMNK
- a CDS encoding phosphoribosylaminoimidazolesuccinocarboxamide synthase, with the translated sequence MKIDKIIELNLWPKTKKTTTLKGISELEDLGYNLFYIGKNADLYSCPGEEPKVLLVRSDRCSVFDIPLNLEINGKGVSQTAISNFGADFAKKAGIRTAILSENVDSSLSIAPRCQMMELCKPLEAQIDGEVVQFELIFRNYLTGSLFEATQKGQDPYGLNLSSDLKEWSKFETPLFTPTTKGVKDIPLNSQKVRETFPEIVSSLEKLFKDFTKFAQDNGIIVVDTKLEVFVNSKGEWVLGDEVLTPESSRFISKEDFDAGNYISMDKQILRDFGKSENWKEKAKDLKAGEKLNVIVPDSIKNKILDGYSTILNRLSK
- the purS gene encoding phosphoribosylformylglycinamidine synthase subunit PurS; translation: MKAIVNVGLKQGVLDDQGKATHHALDTLGFKEIIKNVRIGKQIIIELNSSNKEDAEVEVKKMCEKLLANTVIEDYNIEIVG
- the purQ gene encoding phosphoribosylformylglycinamidine synthase subunit PurQ, whose translation is MKISVLQFPGTNCEYDTKYAFEKLGCDVEIIWHKNDKIPSNTDLVVIPGGFSYGDYLRSGAIARFANVMESVKEFASKGGKVLGICNGFQILLEAGLLPGAMKRNDTLHFISKFHTLKVINNDNTFLSLTKKDEVLNIPVAHHDGNYYIDEKGLKELEDNNQILLKYCDKDGNLVNMNGSVSNIAGICNKEKNVFGLMPHPERAIEDILGSTDGVNMLKGFLQ